tctatattattatttaccccatcactaacaccaaaaatactgaataataacacccaccacgttttaccgacttgtacactgcgctcaaacagtaggacccacatacgccactactgtgctacatttttttttgtctccaacgataaaagaagtaactttcttaaaaggaacaacccttcaatgctaccaaaatatgttgaaaaacattcttttttacaaaatagatcaactaactttaacgctaaaagaaacaactttcacaaAAGAAACAACCCTTCCATGTTAGATGTCGgaaaaaaatttattttataaaatagatcaaaacttttttttaactcgcattcaaaacggagcccccgacgtaaagcgagggctccacaactagtttatacTATTAGGGTTTATTACTTGTACACTCGTGAATTAAATAATATAGTAGGCCCTAATTTTTATGAGGATGTATATCATGGTTGAAAGTATTTAGTCCAATATTAGTCATTGTGAGCAAGTGTTGATGTGGTGCTCATGTGTCAGGTAGTCCTGAGTGTAATTTAACATTTACAAACATCTAAACTCTGTAATCTCATCTCTCTTAATAGATACTTATTTACAACATACAACGAGGATATATATAGACCCGAGATTCAAGACCTGACTGCCCAATAAATGCACCAAcccaactaactacattaattgcaccgactcaactaactacattaattgcaccgaATACCTACTAACATTAAATGTGTATACGTATGTCTTACGTATTGTACTCCCCCTCAAGCTGGAGCATAGATATTGAATTATTGATCATGCCCAGCTTGTCACAAAACTGACAGATGCAATTTCTAGGTAATGCTTTGGTGAATAAGTCAGCCAACTGTTCATTACTTTTGATATGAGGTGTTTGAATAATTCCTTCTTCTAACTTTTCTCGAGTAAAATGACAGTGAACTTCAATATGTTTGGTCCTCTCATGAAAGACGGGGTTGCTTGCAATATGAATGGCTGTTTTGTTATCACACCACAAATTCATTGGTTCGGACTGAGCAAAACCAATCTCGCTAAGAAGGTTACGAACCCAAATAAGTTCACAAGTTGTCTGGGCCATGGCTCGATACTCAGATTCTGCACTTGAACGAGATACCACattttgtttcttacttttccaagATACAAGATTTCCTCCAACGAAGACACAATAACCAGTTGTAGACCGTTTAGTTGCAGGATCACCATTATAATCAGCATCAGAAAATCTCTCGATAGTGTGATGACCATGATTCTGGTATAAAAGACCACGACCAGGTGTACCTTTTAAGTACTTTAAGATATGAGTGACAGCATCCCAATGTGAGGTTCTCGGAGATGACAAGAACTGACTAACAACACTCACCGGGAAAGCAATAACAGGACGGGGGAGTGTAAGATAATTTAGCTTGCCGACAATCCTTCTATATTTTTCTGGGTTCATAAGAAGTTTTCCTTCGTCGGTTTTTAACTTTATACTCGGTATAATTGGTGCTTCACAAGTTTTTGCGTTAATCATCCCAGAATCACTGAGCACATCAAGACAATACTTTCTCTGAGATAAGAAAATACCTCTTTTATTTTGAGAGACTTCAATACCGAGAAAATATTTCAAAGGACCAAGGTCCTTCGTTTGAAATTGAGTACTTAAGAATGTTTTTAACATGTGAATTCCTTCTTTATCACTCCCAGTAATTACAATGTCATCTACATAAACAACAAGCAAGATGCACCCAGAGTTTGATGAAGCGAAGAATACGGAGTGATCATATGCACTTCTTCTTAGGCCAAAGTTTCTAACTACCGCATTGAATTTTCCGAACCAGGCACGAGGAGATTGCTTCAAATCGTTAATTGCTTTTTATAATTTGCATACTTTACCAGACTCCCCCTGAGCAACAAACCCAGGTGGttgctccatatagacttcttcctgCAAATCTCCATGTAAAAatgcattcttcacatcaagttggTGAAGTGTCCATTGATATGTAGCAGCTAAAGAAATGAATAATCTGATAGATGTGAGTTTAGCAACAGGAGAAAAGGTCTCAGAATAATCCACCCCATATGTTTGAGCATATCCCTTAGCAACTAAACGAGCTTTCAACCGTGCCAAAGAACCATCATGATTAACCTTTACCGTGAAGACCCACTTACAACCAATTGCCTTTTTAAAAACAGGTAAGTTAACTAATGCCCAAGTGTCATTATGATCGAGTGCATTCATTTCCTCAATCATAGCAGCACGCCATCCAGAATGAGCCAAAGCTTCACCAACAGTTTTCGGAATGGAGACAGAGTCTAAAGTGGCAACAAAAGCACGAGAAGAGATGGACAATTTATCATAAGAGACAAAGGAAGCAATAGGATAAGTACACTTACGTTTACCTTTTCGAAGAGCAATCGGTATATCAGAATCAGAATCGAAAGATTGAGTATGATGAATATCACTAGAAACATTACTCGGTGACTCACCGGGAGGATCTACCGACGATGACTGTGGCTCAGGAGCGGGCACTGATGTAGGACGGGGGCGTCGActgtatatatattgaaaatgGTCAGTTTGTTCTGATGGTGTGGGCTCTGGTGTGGGATCTGGTGTGGGATCTGGTATGGGATGTGCTGTGGGATCTTTCATGCTATATCTCAATAAGTCATCACTCTCCTCATGATTGCGAGAAATGGTTGTGGGAAAGAACGGTAATTCTTCTTGAAATGTGACGTCTCTAGAAACAACATAACATTGGAGAGTTGGTGAAAAGCATCTATACCCTTTCTGAAGACGCGAGTACCGTATCCTAGAAAGACACACTTAATAGATTTAGGATCTAATTTGGTTAGGTGAGGTTGGGTGTCTCGAACAAAACAAGTGCTACCAAATATCTTGGGCTCGATTGGAAACAAGGATTTTGTAGGAAATAAGATACTATATGGAATTTCACCATTAAGAACTTCAGACGGCATGCGATTTATAAGAAAGCACGCAGTTGATACGGCGTCAGCCCAAAAAGGTTTTGGAACATTCATTTGAAATAATAGTGCACGGGCCACCTCAAGAAGGTGTCTATTTTTTCGTTCCGCAACCCCATTTTGTGCTGGTGTATCAACACATGATGACTCATGCAGGATACCTTCTTGAAGCATATATGATTTAAATGACTCTAAGAGAAATTCTTTTGCGTTATCACTTCTCAGAGTTAGAACAGAagtatgaaattgtgtttttacttCGGCAACAAAGGAACAAAAATGAGTAAACACTTCAGAGCGACTTTTCATTAAATAAAGCCATGTAACACGAGAGTAGTCATCAATAAAAGTAACAAAATATTTAAAACCAGATTTTGATGTCACAGAACACGGACCCCAAACATCAGAATGTACTAATTCAAATGGAGACGCAGCCCGCTTATTGACTCTAGGACTTAAGTGGACTCGCTGATGCTTAGCGAACTGACAAGACTAACAATATAAAGAGGATAAACCGGAAAACTCGGAACATAGTTTCTTCAAATTCTGTAAATAAGGATGACCTAACCGACAATGCATCATAAGAGGAGAGGATGACTTTGAGCATACTAATGACCGCGGAATTTTTGTTGTAGTTTCAAGTATGTAGAGTAACAGATACCCGTCCTTTACCAATAATTTGTTTCGTCAAGAGATCCTGAAAGATACAAGAGTCAGGAAACAGTAAGGCTACACAATTTAAGTCACGAGTAAATTTGCTGACGGATAGCAGGTTAAATGAGAAATTGGGTAGACATAAAACTGATGATAAAGATATAGATGGAGTGAGGTTGATAGTGCCAAAACCAAGAACAGGGGAGGTGGTACCATTTGCAATTGTGACATAAGATGAGTGCGTATTGAAGTCAGAGTAAAGATGGTTATTACCTGTCATATGATCTGAGGCACCAGAATCAATGACCCATTTGGAGGCTGATGATAAGAGACACGTGTCATTACCTGTTTCGGTAAAAGCAACAGTTGAAGTAGTAGGTTTCACATATTCTTTCAATCGTGTATATTCAGCATGCTCGTTGGCAGAGATAGTGCCTGTGGAGGAAGATGCAGCATGTGCTGAGAGATTAGTCCTCATATTTAGAGTTTGCAATTTCTTGCAATATCGTTTAGTATGTCCAAGTTCATGAAAATAAAAACACTCCACACCAGAATTAGTGGGTTCTTCCGTTATTCTATCAGTATGGCCTCCTCTTGAACTTCCTCGATAACTTCCTCGATAGCCTCCACGAGACCTTCCTCCTCCTCTAAATCCTCCACTACTGATAAGAGCAGTGTTGTGCTCAGAAACTTGAGGTCTTTTAACATCCTCATGACGGAGGACACGAGCAAATGTTTCTTGGAGAGAGGGAATTGTAGACTCGTTCAAAAACTGGGACTTAATAGCATCATGTTCTGGTCGTAAACCAGTTAGAAAGCTCATGACCGCTATTTGCTCACGTTGTGTCTGCATAGTCTTAATATCAGCACTCAAAGGCATCACAGAATTAAACTCCTCATATATTTTTTTAAATCCATAACATAGGCCATTAGAGATCGATCGTGTTGTTCACCGCGATGAAAAGATTTGCACACATTAAATACTCTAGAGATATTGCTCTTTCCGGAATATAGAAAATCGAGATACTCCATAAGCTCTTTTACATACTCACAATGATTTACCAAAGAAGTAACCGAAGATTCAATGGAATTCATAATTTGAAGAAAGAGGCTGGCATCATTTTGTAGCCACAGATCCTGTGTATCATCGTTAGGAGGTTCGGAAGTAAGATGAGAATCTTTTCCCATGCTCCTAAGATATACACGGATTGTTTTACTCCATTCAAAGAAGTTAGACCCATTAAGTTTATTGTCGGTCAAACGGGCTGCAATAGGAATAGTCTCGCTTAAAGTACCATCTATTTTCTTTTCATCGCTCATTTTTTTTCTCTCGTCGACTACAAGAAACTCTAGGTGGGTCCGCCTCTTTTAAGTTGAATACGGAGAAATAACAAGgcctaatgttaataatactaaattaTAAAGATGAATTAAATTAGTGGGAGACCCCACTTTTAGAATTGGTGGCGTGAAATATGGAGCAAGAAAAAGGTGAATTTGTGCTATAAAAGTCTATAAAGCAAATAAAGAGGAAATATGAGGCAAATAAAGGCTGTATTTTCTTTTTTAGAGAGTAAAACAAAACAGAAAGCTGAACAGTGATCAGATCCGATTAAAAATTTCGACGATCAATCGGAACGATACTCCTAGAGGTTGGACAGAATCAGTAAACAAACAGACAAATTGAAAAAGAAAACGACGGTAAACAGTATACCACACGCTCTCAGGCGCCTGTAGTGGTTGGCAGACAACGGGGATAGGCGGCTCGTGGGATGACTTGCGGTAGTCGGAAATTTTTCGTATTGTTCAGGTATGTAATTCGGGACCTTCTGAAATGTTTGGCGGGTGTGGTGAGATCAAACAATGACTTTGAAGTGGCTAATTTCAAGTGACTGACaagcggtggtggtggtggtggtggtggtggtggtggtagtgactGTTGTGACTTTTAGACGAAAATCATTAACAggtacgctctgataccatgtaattTAACATTTACAAACATCTAAACTCTGTAATCTCATCTCTCTTAATAGATACTTATTTACAACATACAACGAGGATATATATAGACCCGAGATACAAGACCTGACTGCCCAATAAATGCACCAAcccaactaactacattaattgcaccgactcaactaactacattaattgcaccgacTACCTACTAACATTAAATGTGTATACGTATGTCTTATGTATTGTAACACTGAGAATGAAGTATGTCATGGTCGAGAGCGGTTTGAACATCCAACATAAAATTGTACAGtaattatttaataaccataactaATAGTAATGATTTAGGGCCTGTTTACTTGCAGCTTAATAAGCTTAATTGCCTGGAGGGATTATTCGGTCAGTTTTTTTCTTGTTTACTTAGGACTCATTAATTAATCAAAACTTAATAAAAGGCTTTGTGGCTCACCCCAAAAACCTATCTACTCCAGATACAGCCCTCCATATTCTATCCCCTacccttatattttttttcttgacTTTATCTTTAAAAAACAACAAAATACATAAACCAAATCATTTCCCCCAAAATTGCTTCATCTGATGCTCCGACACACCATTTCCATCAAAAATTGATCTCCGACTTTAACTCGAAATCACCATCGATCAGGCAAACGCCAACCCAAATCAAACACCGATGCAGGTCCGTTTATTGTTAACCTTCTGTTACTCCGGCGACATCACCCCAACCCACTCAAACCCCTTCTGTTACTCCGGTGACGACATGCCGCCCCTCTATTACTCCAGCGATGGCACCCGACACCCCATCTTCTGCTATTAACAATCGTTTGGATTAATTTTGAAAGTTGCTTCTTTGGCTTCTATTTGCAAAGCAATTGTTAgaattatattcaacttgtaagTCCTCGTTTCTGTAGATATAAATAATGGTTCATAATATTTATTAGGTGTAATAGCTGTAAAGTAAttgtgtcgatttatattttatttgcacgtcatttatttatattttatattaggtgTAATAGATTTTAATGGAAACAATCTTTGAGCAGTTGTTTGATTTGTTAATATATGTGAATATTATTGATTGATTTTATTTTGGTTCATGGGTAAATTTGTAATTTACATTATTAAGATACTTTATTAAGCAAAAAAAAGTAAACACCATTTTATTAGTATTGGATTATTTCATATTGTCATCCATATCCATATGTCCATCCATATGGATAACATGTCTTAATGAAGAAAATAGTAAACAGGCCCTTAATAACAAATAAGACAGGCCTATGTTGAGTTCTCTCATATTGACTAAGTTGTACGGAGTATTATACAATGTACAAAGTAGAAACTACCGACTCTTTAAAAACGCAACTTTTGACTTACAAAAGGTTATAAGGTGTTATTACTATGTTCGGGTTATCTGAGGGGCGAGTATTCCGACCTCATACTCTTAGGTACGCGGCCTAGTTGGATTACTCCGTGGACAGGGATGGGAATATGCAACCTCTTGCAATGAAATTAAGGCCCAACCAACCAATGAGCTATCTTGTGATGATTAAAATTTTTGACCCACTTAGAACAAAtaattaaatagataaatattcATTAATATTACGACAATTGTTGCAAGTATTTAGAATATATCAAAACAAAGAAAACAAGCAGACAAAGTGTATTAATCTTAGATAACCACATCGTGGTAGAGTAAAACTACCAGATTAAGTAAAGCTTTCTCTATAGTAAGATTGTGACCACTTGACTAGGGAATGGACCAATTATGAGTTACAAGCAACCAGTATGTCAACTACAATGCACACACTCCAGAGTCAGTCACATGTCTCATGTGAAACAAATATTCTAAGATTGATGCTTCTTCAAGCATTTCGTTAAGCTACAAACTAATGATAGACATCGTTCATCTTGTGAGATAGAGTAATTTTGATGTTACACATCAGATCTCAGGTTGACAGGTTCCATTCACAACTTTCCATTATGTGTTTGTATGTTCCTTTGGATGTCACACACTTGCATTGTTGGCTAAATAGGCCTAAAATATGTGCGAATCATATGGAGTTGATCACTTAATCTTTTTGAAGCCTACTTATGCCAAAACACTATATAAGGATAGCTAGTACTACTCTTAAGGGGAAAAAAAAAATGCACGTACGCACACACGTACATACTATAAGCTATGTTTCCTTATGATTAGCACAAAGGACACGATACTTGGATAAATATGAGCTATAAGAATAGCACCTTAGTTGAATACTTCTGTAAATACTGCGTAGCATAAGTAGAAACACATAACTCAAATCTGAACAAATATGCAATTTATATACACGCATAATTCAATTGCATATTTGCATCCAAGTATCTAACCTAGAGCTGGATGCCAGTTACACAAGAACCAATCTCAAGAAACTACTATACCACATAACTACTTTCTTACTAAGCATAGGGAACATTAATCTTTGCACTACCGTATAAAACATAAATCAGTAGCAACCCTGTCAAGCTTTAAGCACGTCACCCACATGACCAAGCAGGGGCTGCACTAACCTGATTAACTAACTAGAAGCAGCATTCGATATCACAGGAACTGCATGATGTTTAGCAAGCAGTAACTCATTCATGCGAGCAATCTGCTGCAGTAAATTATTAATTTTCTGCATACCCAAAAAGCATGAATTCTCAGTTAGTTCTGCAAGGCATTTTATCGAACACTTAGTATGCGATGTTCAAAACACTAATAAATCAACGCTAGCATACCTCATCTTTCACTTTAATAACGTTGAGAAGCTCATTGACAACCTCACCACGTAGCCGCCTTCGCCAACGACAAAACCTCAAATAACACAGTAACATCACCACCAATGATCCGATTAACGGAAAATTAAACGCCCGAATTGAACTTAACCTGATCTCAAATAACTTCCAAGCACACGAAACAATGTCAGGTAACTTAAACCCTAACAGCCACCGCTTCACTGCAACCGGTCCACTACACACCACCGGTTTCACCTCACTTGAAATTGGCAACAACGGTTTAGCATTTTCATTATTTGTTTGTTGAAGTTCGAACTGATGGTTAAGATTAAGTCCTTCGTGATTGATCGGAGGGAATACGACGGAGGTTGGGTGGTCGATTTTGTGTGGGGGTGGGGTTGACCGTTGACTTTCTGGGAGATGTGGATCTGATAATAGTATGATTGGAGATTGGGAGTGAAATTGGGTAGGGAGAGATGGTAGGTGAAATCTCTCCCATGTGATTAATGTGTTTGGAAATAAAATACCGGTTTCAGATTGTTGTAATTGTTCTTCTTCCGCCATTGTTGAGCTTAGCTGAAGAAGGTTGTCATTGTTGTACTGGTTTGTAATGTCATTTTGTTGTGGGTGAAAGTTTCTTAGTAGGGTAGAAAGTTTAACTTAATTACATTTTAAGTCCTTTAGACTGATAAATATTGGAGTAAAACCATACAAATTTTAGGAAGA
This window of the Rutidosis leptorrhynchoides isolate AG116_Rl617_1_P2 chromosome 7, CSIRO_AGI_Rlap_v1, whole genome shotgun sequence genome carries:
- the LOC139858738 gene encoding uncharacterized protein, with protein sequence MAEEEQLQQSETGILFPNTLITWERFHLPSLPTQFHSQSPIILLSDPHLPESQRSTPPPHKIDHPTSVVFPPINHEGLNLNHQFELQQTNNENAKPLLPISSEVKPVVCSGPVAVKRWLLGFKLPDIVSCAWKLFEIRLSSIRAFNFPLIGSLVVMLLCYLRFCRWRRRLRGEVVNELLNVIKVKDEKINNLLQQIARMNELLLAKHHAVPVISNAASS